The Kaistia defluvii genome has a segment encoding these proteins:
- a CDS encoding ABC transporter permease, producing MSDVTDVSIQAREIEPRRLALSPLNLRRWRNFKAHRRGYWSLWLFLALFGLTLASNFIANDRPLIASYKGELLLPVFADYPEEKFGGFLATTNFRDPFIQEEINANGWMIWPPIRYSFDTVNNDMATPAPAPPWWMIPKEDRCRAYPLGDADPNCTLGNFNWMGTDDQGRDVVSRLLYGVRLSVLFGLVLTVVSSAIGILAGAVQGYFGGWLDLIFQRFIDIWTSLPELYILLIMASILVPSFWVLLGILLLFSWVRLVGLVRAEFLRARNFEYVRAARALGVKNRTIIVRHVLPNAMVATLTFLPFILNGSITTLTSLDFLGFGLPPGSPSLGELLAQGKNNLQAPWLGLTGFVVISVILSLLVFIGEAVRDAFDPRKTFG from the coding sequence ATGTCTGACGTGACCGATGTCTCCATCCAAGCCCGCGAGATCGAGCCGCGCCGGCTGGCGCTGTCGCCGCTCAACCTTCGCCGCTGGCGCAATTTCAAGGCGCATCGGCGCGGATACTGGTCGCTGTGGCTGTTCCTGGCGCTGTTCGGGCTGACGCTCGCTTCCAACTTCATCGCCAATGACCGGCCGCTAATCGCCTCCTACAAGGGCGAATTGCTGCTGCCGGTGTTTGCCGATTATCCGGAGGAGAAATTCGGCGGGTTCCTGGCGACGACCAATTTCCGCGATCCCTTCATCCAGGAAGAGATCAACGCCAATGGCTGGATGATCTGGCCGCCGATCCGCTACTCGTTCGACACCGTCAACAACGACATGGCGACCCCGGCGCCGGCCCCGCCCTGGTGGATGATCCCCAAGGAAGATCGCTGCCGCGCCTATCCGCTCGGCGACGCCGACCCCAATTGCACGCTGGGCAATTTCAACTGGATGGGCACGGACGACCAGGGCCGCGACGTGGTTTCGCGCCTCCTCTATGGCGTGCGCCTGTCGGTGCTGTTCGGTCTGGTACTGACGGTCGTCTCCTCGGCCATCGGCATTCTCGCCGGCGCCGTGCAGGGCTATTTCGGCGGCTGGCTCGACCTGATCTTCCAGCGCTTCATCGACATCTGGACCTCGCTGCCCGAGCTCTACATCCTGCTGATCATGGCCTCGATCCTGGTGCCGAGCTTCTGGGTGCTGCTCGGCATCCTGCTGCTGTTCTCCTGGGTGCGGCTGGTCGGATTGGTGCGCGCCGAATTCCTGCGCGCGCGAAACTTCGAATATGTCCGCGCGGCGCGGGCGCTGGGCGTCAAGAACCGCACCATCATCGTCCGCCACGTCCTGCCCAATGCCATGGTGGCGACGCTGACCTTCCTGCCCTTCATCCTGAACGGCTCGATCACGACGCTGACCTCGCTCGATTTCCTCGGCTTCGGCCTGCCGCCCGGCTCGCCGTCGCTTGGCGAACTCCTGGCGCAGGGCAAGAACAACCTGCAGGCGCCATGGCTCGGGCTGACCGGCTTCGTCGTCATCTCGGTGATCCTGAGCCTGCTGGTGTTCATCGGCGAGGCCGTGCGCGACGCATTCGACCCCAGAAAGACGTTCGGCTGA
- a CDS encoding microcin C ABC transporter permease YejB has product MAAYIFRRILLMIPTIFGIMAISFIIVQFAPGGPVERVIAQLQGNDVSATSRIGGGGGADAGMGGQDRTLGSAPVSSKYRGAQGLDPEFIAKLEKQFGFDKPPLERFGLMLWNYIRFDFGQSYFRDISVLELIKEKMPVSISLGLWMTLISYGISIPLGVAKAVRDGARFDVWTSAVIVVGYAIPGFLFAILLVVLFAGGSFFDWFPLRGLTSDNFASLSLGGKIVDYFWHITLPIIAMSLSAFATTTLLTKNSFLDEIRKQYVVTARAKGLSERKVLYGHVFRNAMLIVIAGFPGAFISAFFAGSLLIETIFSLDGLGLLGFESVINRDYPVVFATLFIFSLMGLVIGLLSDLTYTWIDPRIDFERRDV; this is encoded by the coding sequence ATGGCAGCCTATATTTTCCGACGCATTCTGCTGATGATTCCGACGATCTTCGGCATCATGGCGATCAGTTTCATCATCGTGCAGTTCGCGCCCGGCGGCCCGGTCGAGCGCGTCATCGCGCAGTTGCAGGGCAACGACGTTTCGGCGACCAGCCGGATCGGCGGCGGAGGTGGCGCCGATGCCGGCATGGGCGGTCAGGACCGGACGCTCGGGAGCGCACCCGTCTCATCCAAATATCGCGGCGCGCAGGGCCTTGATCCGGAGTTCATCGCCAAGCTCGAGAAGCAGTTCGGCTTCGACAAGCCGCCGCTGGAACGCTTCGGCCTGATGCTCTGGAATTACATCCGCTTCGATTTCGGGCAGAGCTATTTCCGAGACATCAGCGTGCTGGAGTTGATCAAGGAGAAGATGCCGGTCTCGATCTCGCTCGGGCTTTGGATGACGCTGATCTCCTATGGCATCTCGATCCCGCTCGGCGTCGCCAAGGCAGTGCGCGACGGCGCCCGCTTCGACGTCTGGACCTCGGCGGTGATCGTGGTCGGCTATGCGATTCCGGGCTTCCTGTTCGCGATCCTGCTGGTCGTGCTGTTCGCCGGCGGCAGTTTCTTCGACTGGTTCCCGCTACGTGGCCTGACCTCGGACAATTTCGCCAGCCTGTCGCTCGGCGGCAAGATCGTCGACTATTTCTGGCACATCACGCTGCCGATCATCGCCATGTCGCTGTCGGCCTTCGCGACGACGACGCTGCTGACCAAGAATTCGTTCCTGGACGAGATCCGCAAGCAATATGTCGTCACTGCCCGCGCCAAGGGCCTTTCGGAGCGCAAGGTCCTCTACGGCCATGTGTTCCGCAACGCGATGCTGATTGTCATCGCCGGCTTCCCCGGGGCCTTCATCTCGGCCTTCTTCGCCGGGTCGCTGCTGATCGAGACGATCTTCTCGCTGGACGGGCTCGGCCTGCTCGGCTTCGAATCCGTCATCAACCGCGACTATCCGGTGGTGTTCGCGACCCTGTTCATCTTCTCGCTGATGGGCCTGGTGATCGGCCTGCTCTCCGACTTGACCTACACCTGGATCGATCCGCGCATCGATTTCGAACGGCGGGATGTCTGA
- a CDS encoding extracellular solute-binding protein, which produces MSERPSPEPRRLSSITRRALLGGAAVGAALPILGLSPLRAAAAEATRSHGLSVFGDLKYPADFKRFDYLNPAAPKGGSFIFAAPNWYYNQNAYTFNTLNGYTFRGDAPPRIELCFDTLMASASDEPGSAYGLIAESVTISEDRNTYAFRLRDGVKFNDGSALTADDVVFSLQTLKEKGHPDISQSIREMVSVTAEGPRDVTIVFSGKQNRKVPLIVASTLPIFSKAYFAGRDFEASTMDPPLGSGPYRVGKISAGRSIEYQRVADYWGKDLPVTAGAFNFDRIQVEFYQDDEVQFQAFAKGELLFREEPSSKTWATGYDFPAARDGRVQKPSFAAERRPDMYGWFFNLRRAKFADPRTRQAIGMALDFPWTNKNLFFGLYVRSTSFFEMSDFAASGLPGAEELALLEPYRDQLPAEVFGTAVMPPEADGSGRDRKLLRQATTLLADAGWKRQGNDLVNADGERLTLEFLIQSQAFERVLSPLIANLKAIGINSSMRMVDAAQYQSRKNAFDFDVMAQRIMFDATPIDGIEQIFGSVAADIPSGSNLAGLKNPVVDALVAQAANVRDRAELVTLMRALDRVLRSLHIWFPAWLSTAHRVAIWDKFGWPETKPDYGFSPETTWWQDEAKAIAIGKAG; this is translated from the coding sequence TTGAGCGAACGCCCTTCGCCCGAACCGCGCCGCTTGTCCTCGATCACGCGCCGTGCCCTGCTGGGCGGCGCGGCCGTCGGTGCCGCCCTGCCGATCCTCGGCCTGTCGCCGCTCCGCGCAGCCGCCGCCGAGGCGACCCGTTCGCACGGACTCTCCGTGTTCGGCGATCTCAAATATCCCGCTGATTTCAAGCGGTTCGACTATCTGAACCCGGCAGCGCCAAAGGGCGGCAGCTTCATCTTCGCCGCGCCGAACTGGTACTACAATCAGAACGCCTACACCTTCAACACGCTGAACGGCTACACCTTCCGGGGCGACGCGCCGCCGCGCATCGAGCTTTGCTTCGACACGCTGATGGCATCGGCATCCGATGAACCCGGCTCCGCCTACGGACTCATCGCCGAAAGCGTCACCATCTCGGAAGATCGCAACACCTATGCGTTCCGCCTGCGCGACGGCGTCAAATTCAACGATGGCTCGGCGCTGACGGCAGACGATGTCGTCTTCTCGCTGCAGACGCTGAAGGAAAAGGGCCATCCCGACATCTCGCAATCGATCCGCGAGATGGTTTCGGTGACGGCCGAAGGCCCGCGCGACGTCACGATCGTGTTTTCCGGCAAGCAGAACCGCAAGGTGCCGCTGATCGTCGCCTCGACGCTGCCGATCTTCTCAAAGGCCTATTTCGCCGGCCGCGATTTCGAAGCCTCCACCATGGACCCGCCGCTTGGCTCCGGGCCCTACCGCGTCGGCAAGATCAGCGCGGGACGCTCGATCGAATATCAGCGCGTCGCCGATTATTGGGGCAAGGACCTGCCGGTCACCGCCGGCGCCTTCAACTTCGACCGCATCCAGGTCGAATTCTACCAGGATGACGAGGTGCAGTTTCAGGCCTTCGCCAAGGGCGAATTGCTGTTCCGCGAGGAACCCTCGTCCAAGACATGGGCGACGGGCTATGACTTCCCGGCCGCCCGTGATGGCCGCGTCCAGAAGCCATCCTTCGCGGCCGAACGCCGGCCGGACATGTATGGCTGGTTCTTCAATCTGCGCCGCGCCAAGTTCGCCGATCCGCGCACCCGCCAGGCCATCGGCATGGCGCTCGATTTTCCCTGGACCAACAAGAACCTTTTCTTCGGGCTTTACGTTCGCTCGACGTCGTTCTTCGAGATGTCGGATTTCGCCGCTTCCGGCCTGCCGGGCGCGGAAGAACTGGCGCTTCTCGAGCCATACCGCGACCAGTTGCCGGCCGAAGTTTTCGGCACGGCGGTGATGCCGCCCGAGGCCGATGGCAGCGGGCGCGACCGCAAGCTGCTGCGGCAGGCGACGACCCTGCTGGCCGACGCCGGCTGGAAGCGGCAGGGCAATGACCTGGTCAACGCCGACGGCGAACGGCTGACGCTGGAATTCCTGATCCAGTCGCAGGCCTTTGAACGCGTCCTGTCGCCGCTGATCGCCAATCTGAAGGCGATCGGCATCAACAGCTCGATGCGCATGGTCGACGCCGCACAGTATCAGAGCCGCAAGAACGCATTCGATTTCGACGTCATGGCGCAGCGGATCATGTTCGACGCCACGCCGATCGATGGCATCGAGCAGATCTTCGGGTCGGTGGCCGCCGATATTCCCAGCGGCTCCAACCTGGCGGGGCTGAAGAATCCCGTTGTCGACGCGTTGGTAGCCCAGGCCGCGAACGTCAGGGACCGCGCCGAACTGGTGACATTGATGCGCGCACTGGACCGCGTGCTCCGATCCCTGCATATCTGGTTTCCGGCCTGGCTTTCGACGGCGCATCGCGTCGCCATCTGGGATAAGTTCGGCTGGCCGGAGACAAAGCCCGACTATGGCTTTTCCCCGGAAACGACATGGTGGCAGGACGAGGCCAAGGCGATCGCCATCGGCAAAGCCGGCTAG
- a CDS encoding extracellular solute-binding protein translates to MKFVAAALLSLSLLVPAAASAKADEVWRASTSLIGKPKYEDGFKHYDYVNPDAPKGGTLNQAAVGTFDSLNPYIVQGSPAAGFAAFGGGLLYDTLMEQATDQAGTNYGLLAEAISYPDDFAWAKFRLNPKARWHDGKPVTPEDVIWSYETLKAQSPMYNKYYANVVKAEITGDREVTFTFDKPGNRELPNIMGDLAVLPKHWWEGTDASGKKRDISRSTLEVPLGSGAYQIDSVAPGRQIVWKRVPDYWGKDLPTQVGRNNFDRIKVDYYRDPNASWEAFKKGGLDDYRLENRIGRWMTEYNFDAVKSGKVVQRSFPLASSGRMQGYVLNQRRDKFQDPRVRQALNYVFDFETMNRTLFFDKYKRIESYFAGIDLASSGLPEGKELEILETVRDKVPPEVFTTPFKLPVNDTPQAFRDNLRKALVLFQEAGWELKGNKLVNAKTGQPFTIEFLESDPSFERVVAPYIQNLKRIGIDATLRVVDTAQYVARVNDFDFDVVSTVIAQSHSPGNEQREMWGSAAAKTPGSRNLMGIQNPAVDALIDRVVFATNRDDLVAATHALDRVLLWNYYVVPQWFSDTINVAYWNKFGIPEKQPEYVGIDTYSWWVDPAKEAALGAKP, encoded by the coding sequence ATGAAGTTCGTTGCCGCCGCCCTGCTCAGCCTGTCGCTCCTCGTGCCCGCGGCAGCCAGCGCGAAAGCGGACGAGGTCTGGCGCGCATCGACCTCCCTCATCGGCAAGCCGAAATACGAAGACGGCTTCAAGCATTACGACTACGTCAACCCGGACGCCCCGAAGGGCGGCACGCTCAACCAGGCGGCCGTCGGCACCTTTGACAGCCTCAATCCCTATATCGTCCAGGGCAGCCCGGCGGCGGGATTCGCGGCGTTTGGCGGCGGGCTGCTCTACGACACGCTGATGGAGCAGGCGACCGACCAGGCCGGCACCAATTATGGCCTGCTTGCCGAGGCGATCAGCTATCCCGACGATTTCGCCTGGGCCAAGTTTCGCCTGAACCCGAAGGCGCGCTGGCATGACGGCAAGCCGGTCACGCCGGAGGACGTCATCTGGTCGTACGAGACGCTGAAGGCCCAGAGCCCGATGTACAACAAGTACTACGCCAATGTGGTGAAGGCGGAGATCACGGGCGACCGGGAAGTGACCTTCACCTTCGACAAGCCGGGCAATCGCGAGCTGCCGAACATCATGGGCGACCTCGCCGTGCTGCCGAAGCACTGGTGGGAGGGCACTGACGCCAGCGGCAAGAAGCGCGACATCTCGAGGTCGACGCTGGAAGTTCCGCTGGGCTCCGGCGCCTATCAGATCGACTCCGTGGCTCCCGGCCGCCAGATCGTCTGGAAGCGCGTGCCGGATTATTGGGGCAAGGACCTGCCGACCCAGGTCGGCCGCAACAATTTCGATCGGATCAAGGTCGACTACTACCGGGATCCGAATGCCTCCTGGGAGGCCTTCAAGAAGGGTGGCCTCGACGATTACCGGCTGGAAAACCGCATCGGGCGCTGGATGACGGAGTATAATTTCGACGCCGTGAAGAGTGGCAAGGTGGTGCAGCGCTCGTTCCCGCTGGCCTCCTCGGGCCGCATGCAGGGCTATGTGCTCAACCAGCGCCGCGACAAGTTCCAGGATCCGCGCGTCCGCCAGGCGCTCAACTACGTCTTCGATTTCGAGACGATGAACCGGACCCTGTTCTTCGACAAATACAAGCGCATCGAGAGCTATTTCGCCGGCATCGACCTGGCCTCCAGTGGCCTGCCGGAAGGCAAGGAACTGGAGATCCTAGAGACGGTGCGCGACAAGGTCCCGCCAGAGGTCTTCACCACGCCGTTCAAGCTGCCGGTCAACGACACGCCGCAGGCATTCCGCGACAATCTTCGCAAGGCGCTGGTGCTGTTCCAGGAAGCCGGCTGGGAACTCAAGGGCAACAAGCTGGTCAATGCGAAGACGGGCCAGCCCTTCACCATCGAATTCCTGGAGAGCGATCCGTCGTTCGAGCGCGTGGTCGCGCCCTATATCCAGAACCTGAAGCGCATCGGCATCGACGCCACCCTGCGCGTCGTCGATACCGCGCAATATGTCGCCCGCGTCAATGATTTCGACTTCGACGTCGTCTCGACGGTGATCGCGCAATCGCATTCGCCCGGCAACGAGCAGCGCGAAATGTGGGGATCGGCCGCCGCGAAGACGCCCGGCAGCCGCAACCTGATGGGCATCCAGAACCCGGCCGTCGACGCACTGATCGACCGTGTCGTGTTTGCCACCAACCGCGACGACCTGGTCGCCGCCACCCATGCGCTCGATCGCGTGCTGCTCTGGAATTATTACGTCGTGCCGCAATGGTTCAGCGACACCATCAACGTCGCCTACTGGAACAAGTTCGGCATCCCGGAGAAGCAGCCCGAATATGTCGGCATCGACACCTATTCCTGGTGGGTCGATCCGGCCAAGGAAGCGGCCCTGGGGGCCAAGCCTTGA
- a CDS encoding c-type cytochrome, with protein sequence MDSFELNKILGAILFTLLVVMSLSIFSGVIYSPAVPEKPGFVIEVAEESSEGGAAPAVAQDPPIAVLLASAKVDAGEAVAKKCGACHNFVEGAGAKVGPDLYNVVDRGIGSVEGFKYSAPLQAAHDEGKKWTYEHLYHFLKNPKADMPGTAMGFAGLPKPEDRANLIAYLRTLAHEPVPLPAPESAAPAEATPAEVAPAPSDATPSPGSAPSTPAPTAEPAPAAPAAEPAPAPAAPAAEPAPATPAPSATPTEPPPAAPATEAPTKEPAPATPAPAEQPAAP encoded by the coding sequence ATGGATTCATTCGAACTTAATAAGATTCTCGGCGCGATCCTGTTCACGCTTCTGGTGGTGATGTCGCTGAGCATCTTCTCGGGAGTGATCTATTCGCCGGCCGTTCCGGAGAAGCCCGGCTTCGTCATCGAAGTGGCCGAGGAATCGTCCGAAGGTGGCGCGGCACCGGCAGTGGCGCAGGATCCGCCGATCGCCGTCCTGCTGGCCAGCGCCAAGGTCGATGCGGGCGAAGCCGTCGCCAAGAAGTGCGGCGCCTGCCACAACTTCGTCGAGGGCGCCGGCGCCAAGGTCGGCCCGGATCTCTACAATGTCGTCGACCGCGGCATCGGCTCCGTCGAGGGCTTCAAGTATTCCGCTCCGCTTCAGGCCGCGCATGACGAGGGCAAGAAGTGGACCTATGAGCACCTCTACCACTTCCTGAAGAACCCGAAGGCCGACATGCCGGGCACGGCGATGGGCTTTGCCGGCCTACCGAAGCCCGAGGATCGCGCCAACCTGATCGCCTATCTGCGGACGCTGGCGCATGAGCCGGTCCCGCTGCCGGCACCGGAATCCGCCGCTCCGGCCGAGGCGACCCCCGCCGAAGTGGCGCCGGCCCCGTCCGACGCGACGCCTTCGCCCGGTTCCGCTCCGTCCACCCCGGCTCCCACCGCCGAGCCTGCTCCGGCAGCCCCGGCCGCAGAGCCCGCCCCGGCCCCTGCCGCACCGGCTGCGGAGCCCGCTCCGGCAACGCCGGCACCGTCGGCCACGCCGACCGAGCCCCCTCCGGCAGCTCCGGCCACCGAGGCGCCGACGAAGGAGCCTGCCCCGGCTACCCCGGCTCCGGCCGAACAGCCCGCGGCGCCCTAA
- a CDS encoding 3-deoxy-manno-octulosonate cytidylyltransferase produces the protein MRSASEALVLIPARMAATRLPGKPLADIHGVPMIVHVWRRASEAQIGPVVVATDDVDIAAAVRGAGGEAVLTRADHENGSARIHEAASLVDSARHYDVIVNVQGDLPTIEPASIAACFAPLADSAVDIATIAAMIDRDEERTNPNVVKIVGSPIDANRLRALYFTRATAPWGEGPLLHHIGLYAYRRSALDRYVALPPSVLEKREKLEQLRALEAGMRIDVALVDAVPLGVDTPADLERARSLLAASRGSGR, from the coding sequence ATGCGTTCCGCCTCCGAGGCCCTGGTGCTTATCCCCGCCCGCATGGCGGCGACGCGGCTGCCGGGCAAGCCTTTGGCCGATATTCACGGCGTTCCGATGATCGTCCATGTCTGGCGCCGGGCGAGCGAGGCGCAGATCGGACCCGTGGTCGTGGCGACGGATGACGTCGACATCGCGGCCGCCGTGCGCGGCGCGGGCGGCGAGGCGGTGCTCACCCGCGCCGACCACGAGAACGGTTCGGCGCGCATTCATGAGGCGGCTAGCCTGGTCGATTCGGCCCGGCATTACGACGTCATCGTCAACGTCCAAGGCGACCTGCCGACGATCGAGCCGGCCTCGATCGCGGCCTGCTTCGCGCCGCTCGCTGATTCGGCCGTCGACATCGCCACCATCGCGGCGATGATCGACCGCGACGAGGAGCGCACAAACCCGAACGTGGTCAAGATCGTCGGCTCGCCGATCGACGCGAACCGCCTGCGGGCGCTCTATTTCACCCGCGCGACCGCGCCCTGGGGCGAGGGGCCGCTGCTGCACCATATCGGGCTCTACGCCTATCGCCGTTCCGCGCTCGACCGCTATGTCGCGCTGCCGCCCTCGGTGCTGGAAAAGCGCGAAAAGCTGGAGCAACTGCGCGCGCTCGAAGCCGGAATGCGCATCGATGTGGCGCTCGTTGACGCCGTGCCGCTCGGTGTCGATACTCCCGCCGATCTCGAAAGGGCGCGCAGCCTGCTGGCGGCCTCCCGCGGGTCCGGTCGCTAG
- a CDS encoding prephenate dehydratase, which produces MKKIVFQGEPGANSHIACADVYPDYEAVPAPTFEDCFQAISRGDVDLAMIPIENSLAGRVADIHHLLPDSGLHIIGEYFLPIRFQLMAVKGATLKTIKTVESHVHALGQCRRIMREHGYRAVVAGDTAGAARIISETDDLTRAALAPRFAAEIYGLDILAENVEDAAHNTTRFVILSREPQHAAFGAGPVITTFVFRVRNIPAALYKALGGFATNGINMTKLESYQLDGRFSATRFYVDVEGHPQDVGLAHALEELAFFSAEMRILGVYPAATFRADVVEPK; this is translated from the coding sequence ATGAAGAAGATCGTGTTCCAGGGCGAGCCTGGCGCCAACTCCCATATCGCCTGCGCCGACGTCTATCCCGACTATGAGGCCGTGCCGGCCCCGACCTTCGAGGATTGCTTCCAGGCGATCTCGCGCGGCGACGTCGACCTCGCCATGATCCCGATCGAGAACTCGCTCGCCGGCCGCGTCGCCGATATCCACCATCTGCTGCCGGATTCGGGCCTGCACATCATCGGCGAGTATTTCCTGCCGATTCGCTTCCAGCTGATGGCGGTGAAAGGCGCGACGCTCAAGACGATCAAGACGGTGGAAAGCCATGTCCATGCGCTCGGCCAGTGCCGCCGCATCATGCGCGAACACGGCTATCGCGCCGTGGTCGCGGGCGACACGGCGGGGGCTGCCCGCATCATCTCGGAAACCGACGATCTCACCCGCGCCGCCCTGGCTCCCCGCTTCGCCGCGGAGATCTACGGCCTCGACATCCTGGCCGAGAACGTCGAAGACGCCGCCCACAACACGACGCGGTTTGTCATCCTGTCGCGCGAGCCGCAACACGCGGCCTTCGGCGCCGGGCCGGTCATCACCACCTTCGTCTTCCGCGTCCGCAACATTCCGGCCGCGCTGTACAAGGCGCTGGGCGGCTTCGCCACCAACGGCATCAACATGACCAAGCTGGAGAGCTACCAGCTCGACGGCCGCTTCTCGGCGACGCGATTCTATGTCGATGTCGAGGGCCATCCGCAGGATGTCGGCCTCGCCCACGCGCTGGAGGAACTTGCCTTCTTCTCGGCCGAGATGCGGATCCTGGGCGTCTATCCGGCCGCGACCTTCCGCGCCGACGTCGTCGAGCCGAAATAG
- the nudC gene encoding NAD(+) diphosphatase has protein sequence MTRNFFDRLPPVEPSTTVGFSGNTLDRRSEARNESTYAAALADPNVRVFLLRGDEAMMRAGGTSESLFSLKEAKALGALMDEAILLGWQDSAPRIAAIVGNDTSFDVDAFHAVPLRTLATAAYSGGILMDTVEPATLGALAQARALLHWHASNRHCGRCGTRSIMAQGGYRRDCPNCGLQKFPRTDPVAIMLAVDGDRCLMGRQARFAPGTYSCLAGFVEPGETIEDAVRREIQEEAGIQIGRVAYHASQPWPFPMSLMIGCIAEATSTDIVPDTEELEDCRWFSRDETRSMLDGDHPDGLSTPPRMAIAHTLIRAWVEAG, from the coding sequence ATGACCCGCAATTTCTTTGATCGCTTGCCCCCGGTCGAGCCGAGCACGACCGTCGGCTTTTCCGGCAATACGCTCGACCGCCGCAGCGAGGCCCGCAACGAATCGACCTATGCCGCCGCGCTGGCCGATCCGAATGTGCGTGTGTTCCTGCTCCGCGGCGACGAGGCCATGATGCGCGCCGGCGGCACGTCGGAAAGCCTGTTCAGTTTGAAGGAAGCCAAGGCGCTAGGCGCGCTGATGGATGAGGCGATCCTGCTCGGCTGGCAGGATTCGGCGCCCCGCATTGCCGCGATCGTCGGCAATGACACCTCCTTCGACGTCGACGCCTTCCACGCCGTGCCGCTGCGGACGCTGGCGACCGCCGCCTATTCCGGCGGCATTCTGATGGACACGGTCGAGCCCGCCACGCTCGGGGCGCTCGCCCAGGCGCGGGCGCTGCTGCACTGGCATGCCTCGAACCGGCATTGCGGCCGCTGCGGCACCCGCTCGATCATGGCGCAGGGCGGCTATCGCCGCGACTGCCCGAATTGCGGGCTGCAGAAGTTTCCGCGCACCGATCCGGTGGCGATCATGCTGGCCGTCGATGGCGACCGCTGCCTGATGGGCCGCCAGGCGCGTTTCGCGCCGGGCACCTATTCCTGCCTCGCCGGCTTCGTCGAACCGGGCGAGACCATCGAGGACGCGGTGCGCCGCGAGATCCAGGAAGAGGCCGGCATCCAGATCGGCCGCGTCGCCTATCATGCCAGCCAGCCCTGGCCGTTCCCGATGTCGCTGATGATCGGCTGCATCGCCGAGGCGACCTCGACCGACATCGTGCCGGACACGGAAGAGCTCGAGGATTGCCGCTGGTTCTCGCGCGACGAGACGCGCTCGATGCTGGACGGCGACCATCCGGACGGCCTCTCGACGCCGCCGCGCATGGCGATTGCGCACACGCTGATCCGCGCCTGGGTCGAGGCCGGCTAA